The region GGATACTTCTGAGCCAAACTATCGTTACTCTCCGTAACCATAGGAACCACCGTCACTTCAGGTTTTACCAACACCCTGCCCCCAGCTAGATCATTTCCCAAAAGAAAGGACACTCCTTCAATCGGGAAACAGGGACGAACACCGACAACCACCGGACCGGTCACCAAATCTGACTCGAGGTAGACTGTATGCAGCGGTGACCCCATGCACTGCATCCCAAAACCACGGACAATTACACTTGAACCCACACCGGACGCACTAGAAAGGGGCAAAATATCACTCAGAATAAACGACTGGGACGCTGCTGTATCCCTCAGAATAGTCACCGGCACTTTACTCCCCGCAATGAGCTTTAGGTGTTCTACTGTGCACCCATCCAGTTTTTCAATGGTTGGGTCATCCACAAAACCCTCCAGATCGAACTCCATCTCGACTAAATCAAACCACGCTATCAAACCCCAGTTGACGAGAgagacgaaaaaaaaaaaatagaacccTACCAACAACGCAAGTGCGATAAACAATAACAATcttatcccggacgagcccccaaataTGTTACGGCCACCCTTACAACACGGCTCGCGATCCGGCGGCCCGCAACGTATTAAGAATACTTAGACCCAAAGTTCCCGATCACAATGATGGTGACGTTTACAGAACTTCCAACAAAAGGACactcattaaagaaacaaaaggTTGGACGAAGCCTGGGCCAGCCACGCATTGGGCCGTCGAAGCCAGCACTTCCTCCCTACAGTTCCCATCCTCCGCTATATAAAACAAATGCGAAAAACAATAGCAGTCCTCCAAGCAGGATTCAAAGGCAGCTCGGGTCAACGTGAAGACGCCAGAATGAGAGACCCCATCGGGAGCACAGGCCACGCCTTAAGTAGccgtagctccacccccaggaatcgggaacacctgcgaggaaagaagagaatagagcgggtggaacaagaaaaaggggaggcgcgtaacagttgaattaaaaggcaatgggtccaccagacccagcagcacctcctgtgtgacaaaaaaacgaacaccctatgaAAGTTAAGGTtccacttaaaggcacccagtgcaactttatgtaaacattcaatgaaaaataaacattcaatttctagtcttttttacacgtagtaagtttcaataactccataccattacatatcgacattcaaggagcaaagatgagacgtcgttgtgtggtgagaactgatagaaaatcgtaaacaacaacaatcgccggtggggagaagccatttttccattgactggaagcctgctttatttattgtaggttacaaaaaataaagaaaatggcggcattgttgttgttatcgattttgtatcagttctcaccacacaacgacgtctcatctttgctgcttaaatgtcggtatgtaatggtatggagttattgaaacttactacgtgtaaaaaagactagaaattgaatgtttatttttaagcctcgaaagttgcactgggtgcctttaagagttcacgttacaaccgttcgccgttgctccatgtttaaatcacAGTGCATTGTTCGTGAACCCGTTCactaactgaaatagtgccccctagtgatcttttttttttttactcagtattaataggcctactattgctgttttcgcttgaatttttgtatttctctactgattgcttcgataatgcaacattaaaagttactaacagcGACTTCACACAGAAGCTCCGGCTTAGGGCCCCCCaccgcccttgggcccctgggcatgtgcatgtggggggggggggggaacacactgACGCCTTCCTCAGTGAGGTGGACGCCACTCTCGCTTCGTCGCCCGACATCGCCGTCACCGCCGCCATAGCTGCCAAGCGCCACCATTATGCTGCATCATCAGACTACTGGAGTCGTGTGGCGCAGGCgtcacggggaggggggaggggggagggggagaggtgtttgACTCAAAAGAGGCAAACACCTTCAGGTTTCTCCTGTCCATCATCTCCACACAGAAGAGTTCATAGTCAGTTTGTAATTGGAATGAGAATTGGAATGGTTGCCATGCTTCTTCCTCATCCCCGCCGTCATGGGATTTGCGCTGTACTGATGCTGCCCTCTGCTCCCAACCTTCCATCCCAATGACCTCTGGGAGAGAGACGCTGTCCTTGAAGGACTGTACCTGGCACCATGCTGCTGCCTGAATTGTGTCCTTCAGGACAACATCCTCTTCcttgaagaaaaaataaaaattattcgTGTCTGTACTTGACACCCTACTCTCCCAAAACCACAACATGGTATGAAACAAAGGCTACTACTACTGATGAGTTTTCAGTGATAAAAAACACTATTCGACTAGTTATCAGACTATTTCATCTGGCTatacatacaacctccagcattacacacatattacataccAGGTTCCCAGGTTCCAGTTCCTGGTCTTCAGTTTTGTCTTGAAATAAAACAGATTGTTGTCAGTAATGTTGAGTAGGCTAATACAATGGAATAATAAAAGTAGGCCCTAGATCAGCCATGGAGTAGGCTATAACTTGCATATTGATGGAGATATGTGTACAACTTAATTTGGAAGTAGAAGCCTAATAGAATCCATCATATCTCACAAATACTCTGaatatgtgtaggcctacatggatTCACCTGGATTAACAGTCTATACATTACCTGATCCTTCAGAGCTGGATGCTGTTGGAGTAACTCTAGCCCTTTTTGTGCAGAGATCTTTATCCTGAAATGTATTAGTGGTGGGAGGGTGGTAAGACTATAGTCTTTCACAATTGCTCTAAGACAACATCACACATTACAGTATATGACACGTACCTGTAGCTTTTTTTCCTCCCGTCTTCTCTTCCTGCTTCCTGAAAGCTCCTCTGCAGACCTTGGTGAGTAAATGGCATACATTACATATTTTCAATATTTCAATAAATGTTGGCAAGTTTGTTACAGTGAAGCAAATTATTTCAGAACTGTAAAGGAAACGTTAAACCCAATTTAAGACACTTACGGCATGGGGAAGTTCTTCAAAATAACCAGGCACCACCATCGCCGTATTTGCTTCATGTTTGACTGACAAAAGAAACAATATTCAAATGGGTTAACaaatacaaatcaaaaaaaCCTTGCCTCCACTAGTGATGATACACTTATGTAAACATACCTCA is a window of Gadus macrocephalus chromosome 8, ASM3116895v1 DNA encoding:
- the LOC132463593 gene encoding uncharacterized protein LOC132463593 isoform X1, with protein sequence MARALKYTWTAAAVFITAPSANTKHQNVLSTITSHAMPRLNTEVCRGAFRKQEEKTGGKKATDKTEDQELEPGNLEEDVVLKDTIQAAAWCQVQSFKDSVSLPEVIGMEGWEQRAASVQRKSHDGGDEEEAWQPFQFSFQLQTDYELFCVEMMDRRNLKVFASFESNTSPPPPSPLPVTPAPHDSSSLMMQHNGGAWQLWRR
- the LOC132463593 gene encoding uncharacterized protein LOC132463593 isoform X2; translated protein: MVVPGYFEELPHAVCRGAFRKQEEKTGGKKATDKTEDQELEPGNLEEDVVLKDTIQAAAWCQVQSFKDSVSLPEVIGMEGWEQRAASVQRKSHDGGDEEEAWQPFQFSFQLQTDYELFCVEMMDRRNLKVFASFESNTSPPPPSPLPVTPAPHDSSSLMMQHNGGAWQLWRR